A single Hordeum vulgare subsp. vulgare unplaced genomic scaffold, MorexV3_pseudomolecules_assembly, whole genome shotgun sequence DNA region contains:
- the LOC123419975 gene encoding 50S ribosomal protein L2, chloroplastic: MAEWLKRPTHNWRILNNTAKHLYKTPIPSTRKGTVDRQVKSNPRNNLIHGRHRCGKGRNSRGIITARHRGGGHKRLYRKIDFRRNQKDISGRIVTIEYDPNRNAYICLIHYGDGEKRYILHPRGAIIGDTIVSGTKVPISMGNALPLTDMPLGTAMHNIEITRGRGGQLARAAGAVAKLIAKEGKSATLRLPSGEVRLVSQNCLATVGQVGNVGVNQKSLGRAGSKCWLGKRPVVRGVVMNPVDHPHGGGEGKAPIGRKKPTTPWGYPALGRRTRKRKKYSDSFILRRRK, encoded by the exons ATGGCTGAATGGTTAAAGCGCCCAACTCATAATTG GAGAATACTTAATAATACGGCGAAACATTTATACAAAACACCTATCCCGAGCACACGCAAGGGAACCGTAGACAGGCAAGTGAAATCCAATCCACGAAATAATTTGATCCATGGACGGCACCGTTGTGGTAAAGGTCGTAATTCCAGAGGAATCATTACCGCAAGGCATAGAGGGGGAGGTCATAAGCGCCTATACCGTAAAATAGATTTTCGACGGAATCAAAAAGACATATCTGGTAGAATCGTAACCATAGAATACGACCCTAATCGAAATGCATACATTTGTCTCATACACTATGGGGATGGTGAGAAGAGATATATTTTACATCCCAGAGGGGCTATAATTGGAGATACTATTGTTTCTGGTACAAAAGTTCCTATATCAATGGGAAATGCCCTACCTTTGA CCGATATGCCCTTAGGCACGGCCATGCATAACATAGAAATCACACGTGGAAGGGGTGGGCAATTAGCTAGAGCAGCAGGTGCTGTAGCGAAACTCATTGCAAAAGAGGGTAAATCGGCCACTTTAAGATTACCATCTGGGGAGGTCCGTTTAGTATCCCAAAATTGCTTAGCAACAGTCGGACAAGTGGGTAATGTTGGGGTGAACCAAAAAAGTTTGGGTAGAGCCGGATCTAAGTGTTGGCTAGGTAAACGCCCCGTAGTAAGAGGGGTAGTTATGAACCCTGTGGACCACCCCCATGGGGGCGGTGAAGGGAAAGCTCCCATTGGTAGAAAAAAACCCACAACCCCTTGGGGTTATCctgcgcttggaagaagaactaggaaaaggaaaaaatatagcGATAGTTTTATTCTTCGTCGCCGTAAGTAA
- the LOC123419969 gene encoding NAD(P)H-quinone oxidoreductase subunit 2 A, chloroplastic-like, with amino-acid sequence MDSVLYIREEEARNPLFDSDSPTPVVAFLSVTSKVAASASATRILDIPFYFSSNEWHLLLEILAILSMILGNLLAITQTSMKRMLAYSSIGQIGYVIIGIIVGDSNDGYASMITYMLFYISMNLGTFACIVLFGLRTGTDNIRDYAGLYMKDPFLALSLALCLLSLGGLPPLAGFFGKLYLFWCGWQAGLYFLVSIGLLTSVLSIYYYLKIIKLLMTGRNQEITPYVRNYRRSPLRSNNSIELSMTVCVIASTIPGISMNPILAIAQDTLF; translated from the exons ATGGATTCGGTCTTATACATACGCGAGGAAG AAGCGAGGAATCCTCTTTTCGACTCTGACTCCCCCACTCCAGTCGTTGCTTTTCTTTCTGTTACTTCGAAagtagctgcttcagcttcagccacgcgaattctcgatattcctttttatttctcatcaaacgaatggcatcttcttctggaaatcctagctattcttagcatgattttgGGGAATCTCCTTGCTATTACTCAAACAAGCATGAAACGTATGCTTGCATATTCGTCCATAGGGCAAATCGGATATGTAATTATTGGAATAATTGTTGGAGACTCAAATGATGGATATGCAAGCATGATAACTTATATGCTGTTCTATATCTCCATGAATCTAGGAACTTTTGCTTGCATTGTATTATTTGGTCTACGTACCGGAACTGATAACATTCGAGATTATGCAGGATTATACATGAAAGATCCTTTTTTGGCTCTCTCTTTAGCCCTATGTCTCTTATCCCTAGGAGGCCTTCCTCCACTAGCAGGTTTCTTCGGAAAACTCTATCTATTCTGGTGTGGATGGCAAGCAGGCCTATATTTCTTGGTTTCAATAGGACTCCTTACGAGCGTTCTTTCTATCTACTATTATCTAAAAATAATCAAGTTATTAATGACTGGACGAAACCAAGAAATAACCCCTTATGTGCGAAATTATAGAAGATCCCCTTTAAGATCAAACAATTCCATCGAATTGAGTATGACTGTATGTGTGATAGCATCTACTATACCAGGAATATCAATGAACCCCATTCTTGCAATTGCTCAGGATACCCTCTTTTAG
- the LOC123419972 gene encoding NAD(P)H-quinone oxidoreductase subunit 2 B, chloroplastic-like, with amino-acid sequence MIWHVQNENFILDSTRIFMKAFHLLLFNGSFIFPECILIFGLILLLMIDSTSDQKDRPWFYFISSTSLVISITALLFRWREEPIISFSGNFQTNNFNEIFQFLILLCSTLCIPLSVEYIECTEMAITEFLLFVLTATLGGMFLCGANDLITIFVAPECFSLCSYLLSGYTKRDLRSNEATMKYLLMGGASSSILVHGFSWLYGSSGGEIELQEIVNGLINTQMYNSPGISIALISITVGLGFKLSPAPFHQWTPDVYEGVWFVRQIPTSISISEVFGFCKTP; translated from the coding sequence ATGATCTGGCATGTACAGAATGAAAACTTCATTCTCGATTCTACGAGAATTTTTATGAAAGCGTTTCATTTGCTTCTCTTCAATGGAAGTTTCATTTTCCCAGAATGTATCCTAATTTTTGGCCTAATTCTTCTTCTGATGATCGATTCAACCTCTGATCAAAAAGATAGACCTTGGTTCTATTTCATCTCTTCAACAAGTTTAGTAATAAGCATAACGGCCCTATTGTTCCGATGGAGAGAAGAACCTATAATTAGCTTTTCGGGAAATTTCCAAACGAACAATTTCAACGAAATCTTTCAATTTCTCATTTTATTATGTTCAACTTTATGTATTCCTCTATCCgtagagtacattgaatgtacagaAATGGCTATAACAGAGTTTCTGTTATTCGTATTAACAGCTACTCTAGGGGGAATGTTTTTATGTGGTGCTAACGATTTAATAACTATCTTTGTAGCTCCAGAATGTTTCAGTTTATGTTCCTACCTATTGTCTGGATATACCAAGAGAGATCTACGGTCTAATGAGGCTACTATGAAATATTTACTCATGGGTGGGGCAAGCTCTTCTATTCTGGTTCATGGTTTCTCTTGGCTATATGGTTCATCTGGGGGGGAGATCGAGCTTCAAGAAATTGTGAACGGTCTTATCAATACACAAATGTATAACTCCCCAGGAATTTCAATTGCGCTTATATCCATCACTGTAGGACTTGGGTTCAAGCTTTCCCCAGCCCCTTTTCATCAATGGACTCCTGACGTCTACGAAGGAGTGTGGTTCGTTCGACAAATTCCTACCTCTATATCTATCTCTGAGGTGTTTGGGTTTTGCAAAACTCCATAG